The DNA segment TCTAGAATCTGACGCATTTGCGGTTGTTTGAGTTGACAGCGTAGATGGTGAACTTCGGTGGCGATCGCCTCTAACTCAGTGATGTGCCCCAAACAAAGTTGAGGATGGCTGACGGGGAGATCGCTTGTTTCACGATCGAGAGCCTGCAAAGAGGTCAACGCCCGATGACCAATGGCGATCTCAGCGGCAACCTGTAACTCCTGTGGCACATCTAACTCATCCCGATGAAACGCCATCAGGATGCCATAGTTGTCTCGGTAAACCTGGGTATACAGCTGATCCAAGCGTGTCAGCGTCTCCTGGCTAAGCAATCGCATAATGCGATGGCGTTCCTCTGCGAACAGGTTTTGCAAACTATACGACTGATCCCCAAAGGTGCGGCTCATGGTCAATATCACCTGAGCTGCACTGCCAGAACGTAACGTTTCCGCTAAGGACTCCTTTAACTGGGTGTAGGCTCTGCGCCCTTCAAAGGGTTGAATGCAACAATGGAAATCCCAACCCCCTAAGTGCAATACAGCGAATACGAGATTGGCACTTTCGCGAGTAATTTCAGAAGTGAGTTGCACCTGCCCGATCGCCAGAGTCAACGCGCCCAGACGTTGCAGTTGATAATCCAACTGATGAGCGGTGTAACAGTAGACGCGCTGTTCCGCTGCGTAGGAGGTAAACAGCGAACTAATGGCGTAGTGAGCAGCAACCTGATTGAGATTAATTTGGGCTGGGATCACGAGTTGTCGATAAACCTCAGCCCCCGATGGGAAGAAGTCTACATTGCTGGGGATCGCTGCCAATCGCTTGATAAAGGCTTTTTCAAGCTGAACTCCAGCGACATCGCCTGCCAGTTCCAATGCACGAGCCGCATATCGGAGAATTTGAGTTCCTTCTGGACGAGAGACTTCATCAAAGAACCAACCGCAACTGGTATACATCAGCAGGGTATGGCGTTGCATCTCTAACAACCGCAGAGCATCTACCCGTTCAGCGGCATTTAATTTGTGGGTTTGGTGAGCGGACAGGAACCGATTGATGGTTGTCACGCTGCGATCGCCCACGACCTGGATATATTCATCACGGGCACACCAGGGATCGGTAAAGAACTTGCGTCCCCCCTCCTCGTAGACTTTTACCAGTTGATCCCGCAGCCAATCAAGACTATCCCGCAGGGGTCGCCGCCACTTTTGATGCCATAGCCCGCCACCGCCGCAACCGCAATTATCTTGCCAGCGATCGACTCCATGAGAGCAACTCCATGCGGTAACAGGCTTAAGTTCCACTTCCCAAGTAGGCGAGTTAAGACTGAGATAGTGAGCGTAGTTCGTCACTGTCCAACCCCGTCTAGCAAACTCGTTTGTAAAGGCGTAGGCTAACGCTTTCTCGGTGCCACCTTTGTGGTGCCCAAATGTTTCTCCATCGGTGGCAATCGAGATCAGTTGGGCTGAGCGGCGATCGCCCCTGACGGCTTGCCCAATGCGCCCTGCGAGATGCTGTGAACTGCTGAGCACATCATTGAAGCCCATATCGCGGGAGATGGGACCATCGTAGAAAAAGATATCGACGTAATCCTGATTGGGATCGCCTCCTGGCAAGAAACAGCGATAAGGCTGCACGGGATCAATCTGACCGCCCCCTACTTCTAGCCATTGAGGATTGGGTTGAGCTTCGGTGGGGATCATGCGACATCGCTGCGCCTGAGAGGGAGCCAGAATGATAAAGCGAATGCCCTCATCCACTAAAACTTTGAGCGTGGCATAGTCAACCGCCGTTTCTGCTAACCACATGCCTTCGGGATCACGCCCAAACCGAGAACGGAAATCAGCTTTGCCCCACCGCACCTGAGTGTACTTGTCACGCTCGTTCGCGAGCGGCATGATGATGTGGTTGTAGACCTGAGCGATCGCATTTCCGTGTCCATTGAGTCGCTCACAACTCTTGCGATCAGCTTCCAAAATGCGCTGATAAACCTCAACATCGTAGTGTTCCAGCCAACTCATCAAAGTTGGACCAATGTTAAAGCTGAGGTATTCAAAGTTGTTAACGATGCTAATCAATTCACCGCGATCGTTCAAAACGCGAGCAAAAGCATTGGGACGATAACATTCGTGGTGAATGCGCTCATTCCAATTGTGAAATGGAGCCGCACTTGGCTGCCGCTCAATCGCGTTGAGATAGGGGTTTTCGCGAGGGGGTTGGTAGAAATGCCCGTGGATCGTGACATAAACCCCTTTTGCCACCTTTAAGGGATCATCAACTGAGCGGGGATCAACAGCGGTTGTTTGGGCTGATGAGGGATGCATCGGTAGCATTGCCTCTAAACCGCCAGTTAGCACTGCTTTACCCGTCAAAGGTGCAGCAGAAGATTCTAAATGTTCAGAACTCATGGAGTGATTCGATCCAAGTAAAGAGTGAATGTGGGGATCAATAAACCGGGGATCAATTGAGTGGAGATCAAGCAAGAATGACTATTACACGCGATCGCCAACTCAATTAGGAATGCATCAAACAATGAATATTGGGTTGGAACAATGATTAAAACAATTGCTTTGTAATCTCAAATCAGCAATTGTGATCAACTGTGAAATGTTTTCACCAGACGTATCAGGAATCAGGAAAAAAGATTATGGTGCGATGCAATCAGTCTCAACGTAGCTCAAATTCAAAATTTGAAATAACCGCCAAAACGTTGAGATTACCGGGGATCGCTCCATCTTTAGAATGATTTTGAATCACAATTCTTAGATGGGATCTTGTTAAACAATCTGTGGATTGCCGTCTTCAAACGACGTTCATTATGGGCTGTATTCTAACCTAAACTGCTTCATCCCTGCCAGATAATGAAATTGACACTTCGCAACAAAACACTTCAATTCTTATGTTCCCCTCATAGTTTGTTGCATGAAGCATCTAAGTACCGCGCACACTCGGATCGCCTACACTGAGAAGTATGTCAATCATCACTGTTGCAAACCTCAGCAAAGCGTATCCGGTCGCCATTAAAGAACCGGGTATTAAGGGTACGCTGACTCACTTTTTCCGGCGCACCTACCGTTCGATCTCAGCGGTTCAAGATGTTTCGTTCACGATCGACGCAGGTGAAATAGTTGGGTTCCTGGGACCCAACGGTGCCGGAAAAACCACCACATTAAAGATGCTAACGGGGTTAATTCATCCCAGCCAGGGCAATGTGACTGTTGCTGGACACATCCCATTTCGACGTGATCCCGCTTTTCTCAAAAAAATCACCCTGGTGATGGGGCAAAAACAACAACTCCTCTGGGATCTGCCTGCGCTCGACTCACTGCGAATTAATGCAGCCGTTTACAACATTACCGATGCAGAGTTTCGTAATCGAGTTGGCGAACTGGCTGAGATGCTTTCATTGCAGGAGAAGTTGACCCAACCCGTGCGTAAGCTATCGCTCGGTGAGCGGATGAAAGCCGAACTGCTGGCTGCGCTGATTCACCATCCTCAGGTGTTGTTTCTAGATGAACCAACTCTGGGGCTTGATGTCAACGCACAGGTTAGCGTCCGCGAATTTTTGCGGGAATATAACCAGCGGTATCAAGCGACCGTATTACTGACCAGCCACTATATGGCAGATATCACGGCACTCTGTCAGCGGGTGTTGATGATTCATCAAGGACGATTGATCTATGACGGCAGCTTAGAGGGCTTGTTGGATCGCTTTGCTCCCTGTCGCGAGATCACCGTTGAACTGGCACGGGTGCGATCGCCCCTCGATTTACAGGCATACGGTGATTTACAGTCGGTTGATGGTCGAGTTGCACACTTCATCGTTCCTCAAGAGAAACTGACCCAAACGATCGCTCACCTGCTTGCCAATCTGGAAGTCGTGGACATGACGGTGACGGATCCCCCAGTGGAAGATGTGATTGGACGTGTGTTCCAGGCAGGGGTGGTGTCGTGAATCGCTTGATACAAAATGTGATGCGAAAAACCAGAATTTTGGTGTCGGTGTATTACGCCTACATGGTGGAATATCGTGCCGAACTTCTGTTTTGGGTGCTTTCGGGGAGCTTACCCCTGATCCTCATGGGAGTTTGGATTGAGGCAGCTCAAGAGGGTCAGTTTGGCTTGTCTCCCCTGGAGTTTACCCGCTATTTTCTTGCCGTTTTTCTAGTCCGGCAGTTTAGCGTCGTTTGGGTCGTGTGGGAGTTTGAGCGAGAGATTGTAGAAGGAAAGCTTTCCTTCCGCCTGTTGCAGCCGCTTGATCCGGGTTGGCATCATTTCGCCTCTCACTTTGCCGAACGATTTGCCCGATTGCCCTTCGCTATTATTCTGGTGGTTCTATTCTTTCTGCTCTATCCTCAGGCTCTCTGGACGCCGAGTTTGCCGAGCCTTTTGCTCTGCTTAGTCGCCGTTTTTTTGGCGTTCACGTTGCGGTTTATGATGCAATACACCTCCGCGATGTTTGCCTTCTGGACGGAGCGAGCCAGCGCGATCGAGCAGTTTTGGTTCCTGCTCTATCTGTTTCTTTCGGGTATGGTTGCCCCACTGGAAATTTTTCCGCCACTGTTGCGCGAAATTGTCCAGTGGACACCGTTTCCCTACATGATTTATTTCCCTGCCAGTATCCTGGTGGGGTTACCCGTCAACATTGGGCAGGGAATTTTGGTGACACTGGGTTGGATTGCCGTTTTCTTTGTCCTGAATCGCTGGCTTTGGCGACGCGGACTTAAACAATATTCAGGAATGGGTGCTTAAGCCTTTTTGTTTGACCGCCATGCTTCGGTCATACGACCCAGATTGGTGGTGAACTCTGACCAGCCGATGACACTGCCCGGAATATCCTCATCCCACGAAGCCGATAACACGCCATAGGTTAGCCCCAGTACACCCAGCCCAAAGAAGCCCATACTGACTAGCACAACTGCAACATTGGGCAACTCGATCAGGTGCTGGGTGACCACAAAGTAGCTAACGAAAAAGGTAGACATTCCTAAAAATGTAGGAACTCCACACAGCAACGCCATCCGTCGCACCATTCGCCGACTGACAGTGTCAGGGATCGCCGATGCGGTCAGCGATCGATCCACCTGTTTAGATTCTTTCTTTTTGATGGGCGATACTGTTTTTTTGACGGGTTGAGTCTGAGTAGGCTTAGCTTCAGGTTTGTCTTTGGCAGAGCCGTCACCCGATTTGCGGGTTTTGCCAGGTTCAAACGGCAGGCGATCGCGACTGGATGACTCTTGCTTAGAATCGGGCTGGGGATCAGACGACATAGATGCTTTAGCCGCGAATGCCGAGACGAGTGATCAGGGCGCGATACCGCTCTTGATCTTGCTTGAGAATGTATGCCAACAGCCGTTTGCGTTGACCAATCATTTTCAATAGCCCACGGCGAGAAGCGTGATCTTTTTTGTTGCCTTTGAGGTGAGCACTGAGCTTGTTAATGCGCTCAGTCAACATCGCAACCTGGACATCAGCCGATCCAGTATCGGTTTCGTGAATTTGGTATTCAGAGATAATTTCGTGTTTGCGCTCTTGCAGCAGTGCCATGAGAATCTTGTGTCGCTTTATCAATACAATCGCTGATCATATCACAGCTAACTGGGGGATTGGGATGGAAAAGTAGAAGGTTACTGACTCAACCAGGCGATCGCCTCCCGAATCCATTCTTCAGCGTTAGCATTTTTGGCAAGGGCTTTTTGTTGCCCCACTGCTCGTAAGGCTTGCATGATTTCCCCACTGGTGTATCCCAGTGCCAATAGCGTCATCTCTACATCCTCCTGTACAGTCGCCACTGGAGCCGCATCGGGGATTGTGGTTAGCCCAGATTGCATTCGCCACTCGGCTAACTTGGTTTTCAACTCCAGGGCAATGCGTTCGGCGGTCTTGGTGCCTACTCCTGGTGTCCGGGAGAGCAAACGTGTGTTGCTGGTGACGATCGCCTGTACCAGATCCTGTAGTCCCAACGTATCCAGTAGAGCGACTGCCAGCTGGGGACCGACCCCACTGACACTGATTAACTGCCGAAACAGATCGCGCTCTGCCATGGATGCAAATCCAAACAGCACCATCTGATCTTCGCGCACTTGTAACTGGGTAAAGACTTGAATGGTTTCGCCGATCGCTGACACATCTTGCAACAGTCGAGGCACGACCTGCACTTCGTAGCCAATCTGGTTAACCTCCAGGGTCAGCATGACGCGCGTAGGACTGATACGATGAATGCCTGCCAGGATGCCTTTGAGATAACTAATCATTGCTAATCGTTGCCGAAATTACATGCGCTTTTTGGTTCAAAAATTTTTGGATTGGTTGCCCCAACTTGACTATCGCGTTTGGATCTTAATCGCTGGGCGATCGCTCTCTCAATTAGGCACCGGATTCACCTTATTCTATGCTTCTATCTTTTTTGTAAATCAAGTGGGGTTATCTGCCACAGCTGTAGGCGTAGGGATCGGCAGCGCGTCTATCAGCGGTATTGTCGGTCGAATTCTGGGAGGCACGTTTGCCGATTCGCCCCAATGGGGACGACGCCCCACCTTGTTGCTGTCGTCAGCCATTTCCACCCTCGCAGCGGTTGTCCTATCTATCGCTACCACCTTTCCCCTATTCTTGCTGGGAAATCTGCTGATGGGATTTGGTGTGGGGTTGTATTGGCCTTCAACAGAAGCAGTGGTGGCAGACCTGACCCAAGCCGATCAACGCAACGAAGCCTATGCTCTGACCCGTCTTGGAGACAATTTGGGGTTGGGGTTGGGGGTCGTGTTAGGTGGGGCACTGATCACACTAACCGGAGCTTACCGTGCGCTGTTTGTCGTGGATGCGATTTCCTTTGCGATCTTCTTTGTGGTTGTCTATCGGGCGATCGCGGAAACCCGTGACCCCAATCAGCCTCATCCTCCGATGCTCAAAGGATGGGTAAGGGCTCTGAGCGATCGCATTTTGCTAATCTACGTGACGGTCAATATTCTGTTTACGACTTACCTGTCGCAAATGGAGAGTGCCTTACCGCTCTACTTTACCAACTTTGTCTCCCGACACACTGAAGCAGCAGGCTTTGCCCCCGGTACGCTCACCCTGCTATTTAGCTGGTACATGGGCTTGACTGTTGTCACTCAACTGCCAATCGCTCGCAGGCTCAACCGCTTTAGTCGTCCCAGAGTGTTAATTTTGTCGGCTTTGGCATGGGGCATTGGCTTTATTTTGATTTGGGTTACGGGCACGACTGCGATGGGGCAACTGCTTTGGGCAATGGCAGGGTTGGGAACGATGGCGATCGCTACGGCAGCTTACACGCCTGCGGCGTCCTCACTGGTGATTACCCTCGCTCCTGATTCATTGCGTGGCGTTTATCTGGCGGTTAACTCTCTGTGTTGGGCGTTGGGCTATTTTATTGGTCCCACCGTGGGTGGTTGGGCAATGGATCAGTCTCAGGCGATCGCAGATGGATTCTGGGTAGTCTCAGCCCTGAGTGTTGTAGTCGCTATTGGCATTCTGCAATACCTCGATCGCCTCTTACGACGAGCCTACCCCGTACAATAAAAAACACTGCCCCTGTCAAGAAGAGCTATGAAGATTGCTACCTGGAATGTCAATTCCATACGGATGCGCCTGGATCACACGACTCAATGGTTGCGAGATAACCCTGTGAATGTGTTGTGTGTTCAGGAAACCAAAGTTGAAAATAAAGACTTCCCTTTGGCTGCTTTCACTGAATTAGGCTATTTTGCCTACGTTCATGGGCAAAAGTCTTACAACGGGGTGGCCTTGCTTAGCCAGACTCCATTACTCGATGTCAAGATGGGTTTTGCTCCGGTACTGGGGGAGGAGTTAGTTGCTGATTTAGACGATCAGAAACGAGTCATTATGGGTGTGTTGGATGAGGTCTGCATTGTCAATCTCTATGTCCCCAATGGCTCATCGGTTGGCAGTGAGAAATATGAGTATAAGCTGCGATGGCTGGGGGTTTTGCGCGACTATCTCAAAGCTCTTTTGACGCAATATCCCAATTTATTAGTTTGTGGTGATTTCAACATTGCCCTGGAAGACCGCGACATCCACGACCCCACGGGACGGGAAAAAGAAGTCATGGCGACGGATGCGGAACGTGAAGCACTCCGTGCTGTTCTGGAACTGGGTTTGGCAGATGCATTTCGCAAATTTAATCAAGAGGAGGGACAGTTTAGCTGGTGGGATTATCGGGCGGCTGCCTTCCGTCGCAATCTGGGTTGGCGAATTGATCACCATTACCTATCGCCTCCACTCTACGAGCAAGCCAAAAGTTGTGTGATTGATAAAGCTCCTCGCAAGCTAGAGAAACCGAGCGACCATACCCCTGTTGTGGTGGAAATTTAGTATAAGACAGCACCCTCTATTTCCCACGGAAATGACTATAGACAGAGGCAAATTCTCTGGCATTTAGTGCCAATGGGTAAAAGAACACCATTCATCAACCCATTGCACAACTAGAAATTATGGCTTCTACTGTAGTAATTACCGGAGCATCGCAAGGAATTGGTAAAGCGATCGCCCAAAAGTTTGCCGGAGAGGGGTACAACGTCGTTTTATCGGCACGCCAAAGCGATCGCCTGGAAGCGGTGACGCAAGACCTGAAAACCTCTGGCTACGAAGCATTAGCCATTTCCACCGATGTCAAAGATCCAGAGCAGGTCAAGAATCTGATTCAGCGGGCGATCGCTCACTATGGGGCGATCGACGTGCTGATCAACAATGCGGGCATCTATCTCTCTGGTCCAGTTGAGGAATTTTCGTTGGACGACTGGCATCAGGCGATCGACACCAACCTGTGGGGGTATGTCCACACTATTCACGCCATTCTGCCGCACCTGCTGGAGCGGGGCAAAGGCACGATCGTCAACCTGGGTTCCATCGGGGGCAAAGTACCTGTACCCTATCTGGTGCCCTACACCACAACTAAATTTGCAGTTACCGGGCTGACTCAGGCTCTACAAGCGGAGCTATCGGTTAAAGGCATCCAGGTTTGCGGCATCTATCCCAACCTGATCAAAACTGATTTCCTGGAGCGAGCCATTTTTCGGGGCAAAGACGCAGAGGATGAGCGCGATCGCCGCCGCCAGGTTGAGCAATTGCTGGAAGTTCCTTTTGTAGAGAAGCCAGAGGATGTTGTTAAGGCTGTCTGGGAAGCTGTAACCCAAAATCGGGATGAAGTGGTCGTTGGGTCTGCAAAAATCTCATTGGCTTCTCACAATTTCCTGCCGGGAATTGTGCAGTGGATGATGCGAAAAGCTTTCCGCAATAAGGATCAGGATCAGCCGATCGCTTCCTAAGAGAGTTAGGGAGTTTGGAGTGAGTTCAGCCAAACGTTACCAGAATCCTTATCTGTCATATCAAATCTGGATGAAAGTGCAGGCTAGTGATACGAAGTCTGCTAAAGCAGACTAGAAGCGAGTCCAGTCCACTTGAGTAGACTTTCCTTACTCCCCATTCCCTACTCCCTATTTCCTACTCCCCACTCCCTTACTTTCCGTTGTCACCCACGATCGCCTTCATCCCTTCCAGGGTGGCAGGAATACTGCGGGGATCCATAAACATCACCTTGCTGCTGCCGCTAGCTCCGATCGCCGTTCCCATATCGAGGTAGTGCTGCGCCATGAGGAATTGGAGTGCCTCGTGAGCATTGGGATCGTTTTTGAGCACACTGGTGATCACTTGCAATGCCTCAGCAGTGGCTTGCGCTTGGAGCACCTGTTGTTGCCGCTCTGCTTGAGCTTTGAGAACGATCGCCTTTTGTTGTGCTTCTGCCTCTAGAATGGCAGCTTTTTGACGGGCTTCGGCTTCCAGAATGCGTGCCTCGGCTGCTCCTCGTGCGGTGTTCACGGCTGACTCACGTTCACCTTCCGAGGTGAGAATGGCAGCCCGTTTGCGGCGTTCGGCGGACATTTGCAATTCCATCGACTCCTGCACGGCTTTGGAGGGAATGATGTCTCGCAATTCCACGCGAGTCACCTTCACACCCCATGGGTCGGTGGCAATATCCAGATCGCGGAGGAGGATTTCATTGATTTGCGATCGCGCTGTAAAAGTGTCGTCGAGTTCTAACTGCCCCATCTCTGCCCGAATTTGGGTCAACACCAGGTTTACCATTGCCGCTTGCAGGTTTTGCACTTTGTAATAGGCTTTTGCCATATCCACAATGCGCCAGTACACAACCGCATCCACCGTGATAGACACGTTATCGCGAGTAATACAGGGCTGAGGCGGAATGTCTAAAACCTTTTCGCGAATGGTGTCTTGATAGGCGACGCGATCGATAAATGGAGCAACAAAATTTAAGCCAGGGCTAAG comes from the Oscillatoria sp. FACHB-1407 genome and includes:
- a CDS encoding DUF3536 domain-containing protein, with the translated sequence MHPSSAQTTAVDPRSVDDPLKVAKGVYVTIHGHFYQPPRENPYLNAIERQPSAAPFHNWNERIHHECYRPNAFARVLNDRGELISIVNNFEYLSFNIGPTLMSWLEHYDVEVYQRILEADRKSCERLNGHGNAIAQVYNHIIMPLANERDKYTQVRWGKADFRSRFGRDPEGMWLAETAVDYATLKVLVDEGIRFIILAPSQAQRCRMIPTEAQPNPQWLEVGGGQIDPVQPYRCFLPGGDPNQDYVDIFFYDGPISRDMGFNDVLSSSQHLAGRIGQAVRGDRRSAQLISIATDGETFGHHKGGTEKALAYAFTNEFARRGWTVTNYAHYLSLNSPTWEVELKPVTAWSCSHGVDRWQDNCGCGGGGLWHQKWRRPLRDSLDWLRDQLVKVYEEGGRKFFTDPWCARDEYIQVVGDRSVTTINRFLSAHQTHKLNAAERVDALRLLEMQRHTLLMYTSCGWFFDEVSRPEGTQILRYAARALELAGDVAGVQLEKAFIKRLAAIPSNVDFFPSGAEVYRQLVIPAQINLNQVAAHYAISSLFTSYAAEQRVYCYTAHQLDYQLQRLGALTLAIGQVQLTSEITRESANLVFAVLHLGGWDFHCCIQPFEGRRAYTQLKESLAETLRSGSAAQVILTMSRTFGDQSYSLQNLFAEERHRIMRLLSQETLTRLDQLYTQVYRDNYGILMAFHRDELDVPQELQVAAEIAIGHRALTSLQALDRETSDLPVSHPQLCLGHITELEAIATEVHHLRCQLKQPQMRQILEQLVLRLLWQVLHASDANVTHFTVSMLERLVDLGQQLHLNPSLARAQELYIKNLHTQILPQLAAHSPLNQALLKGKPEAVPPIQVSSEVTWNLEQLHALLRLGQKLAVDVEAWLAHLSSP
- a CDS encoding ABC transporter ATP-binding protein, translating into MSIITVANLSKAYPVAIKEPGIKGTLTHFFRRTYRSISAVQDVSFTIDAGEIVGFLGPNGAGKTTTLKMLTGLIHPSQGNVTVAGHIPFRRDPAFLKKITLVMGQKQQLLWDLPALDSLRINAAVYNITDAEFRNRVGELAEMLSLQEKLTQPVRKLSLGERMKAELLAALIHHPQVLFLDEPTLGLDVNAQVSVREFLREYNQRYQATVLLTSHYMADITALCQRVLMIHQGRLIYDGSLEGLLDRFAPCREITVELARVRSPLDLQAYGDLQSVDGRVAHFIVPQEKLTQTIAHLLANLEVVDMTVTDPPVEDVIGRVFQAGVVS
- a CDS encoding ABC transporter permease — translated: MVEYRAELLFWVLSGSLPLILMGVWIEAAQEGQFGLSPLEFTRYFLAVFLVRQFSVVWVVWEFEREIVEGKLSFRLLQPLDPGWHHFASHFAERFARLPFAIILVVLFFLLYPQALWTPSLPSLLLCLVAVFLAFTLRFMMQYTSAMFAFWTERASAIEQFWFLLYLFLSGMVAPLEIFPPLLREIVQWTPFPYMIYFPASILVGLPVNIGQGILVTLGWIAVFFVLNRWLWRRGLKQYSGMGA
- a CDS encoding PAM68 family protein, whose translation is MSSDPQPDSKQESSSRDRLPFEPGKTRKSGDGSAKDKPEAKPTQTQPVKKTVSPIKKKESKQVDRSLTASAIPDTVSRRMVRRMALLCGVPTFLGMSTFFVSYFVVTQHLIELPNVAVVLVSMGFFGLGVLGLTYGVLSASWDEDIPGSVIGWSEFTTNLGRMTEAWRSNKKA
- the rpsO gene encoding 30S ribosomal protein S15, whose translation is MALLQERKHEIISEYQIHETDTGSADVQVAMLTERINKLSAHLKGNKKDHASRRGLLKMIGQRKRLLAYILKQDQERYRALITRLGIRG
- the ruvA gene encoding Holliday junction branch migration protein RuvA; the encoded protein is MISYLKGILAGIHRISPTRVMLTLEVNQIGYEVQVVPRLLQDVSAIGETIQVFTQLQVREDQMVLFGFASMAERDLFRQLISVSGVGPQLAVALLDTLGLQDLVQAIVTSNTRLLSRTPGVGTKTAERIALELKTKLAEWRMQSGLTTIPDAAPVATVQEDVEMTLLALGYTSGEIMQALRAVGQQKALAKNANAEEWIREAIAWLSQ
- a CDS encoding MFS transporter: MRFLVQKFLDWLPQLDYRVWILIAGRSLSQLGTGFTLFYASIFFVNQVGLSATAVGVGIGSASISGIVGRILGGTFADSPQWGRRPTLLLSSAISTLAAVVLSIATTFPLFLLGNLLMGFGVGLYWPSTEAVVADLTQADQRNEAYALTRLGDNLGLGLGVVLGGALITLTGAYRALFVVDAISFAIFFVVVYRAIAETRDPNQPHPPMLKGWVRALSDRILLIYVTVNILFTTYLSQMESALPLYFTNFVSRHTEAAGFAPGTLTLLFSWYMGLTVVTQLPIARRLNRFSRPRVLILSALAWGIGFILIWVTGTTAMGQLLWAMAGLGTMAIATAAYTPAASSLVITLAPDSLRGVYLAVNSLCWALGYFIGPTVGGWAMDQSQAIADGFWVVSALSVVVAIGILQYLDRLLRRAYPVQ
- the xth gene encoding exodeoxyribonuclease III, translated to MKIATWNVNSIRMRLDHTTQWLRDNPVNVLCVQETKVENKDFPLAAFTELGYFAYVHGQKSYNGVALLSQTPLLDVKMGFAPVLGEELVADLDDQKRVIMGVLDEVCIVNLYVPNGSSVGSEKYEYKLRWLGVLRDYLKALLTQYPNLLVCGDFNIALEDRDIHDPTGREKEVMATDAEREALRAVLELGLADAFRKFNQEEGQFSWWDYRAAAFRRNLGWRIDHHYLSPPLYEQAKSCVIDKAPRKLEKPSDHTPVVVEI
- a CDS encoding SDR family NAD(P)-dependent oxidoreductase; this translates as MASTVVITGASQGIGKAIAQKFAGEGYNVVLSARQSDRLEAVTQDLKTSGYEALAISTDVKDPEQVKNLIQRAIAHYGAIDVLINNAGIYLSGPVEEFSLDDWHQAIDTNLWGYVHTIHAILPHLLERGKGTIVNLGSIGGKVPVPYLVPYTTTKFAVTGLTQALQAELSVKGIQVCGIYPNLIKTDFLERAIFRGKDAEDERDRRRQVEQLLEVPFVEKPEDVVKAVWEAVTQNRDEVVVGSAKISLASHNFLPGIVQWMMRKAFRNKDQDQPIAS
- a CDS encoding SPFH domain-containing protein; the encoded protein is MEGFFLLVFLALGGAGLAGSVKIVNQGNEVLVERLGSYNKKLSPGLNFVAPFIDRVAYQDTIREKVLDIPPQPCITRDNVSITVDAVVYWRIVDMAKAYYKVQNLQAAMVNLVLTQIRAEMGQLELDDTFTARSQINEILLRDLDIATDPWGVKVTRVELRDIIPSKAVQESMELQMSAERRKRAAILTSEGERESAVNTARGAAEARILEAEARQKAAILEAEAQQKAIVLKAQAERQQQVLQAQATAEALQVITSVLKNDPNAHEALQFLMAQHYLDMGTAIGASGSSKVMFMDPRSIPATLEGMKAIVGDNGK